The Streptomyces sp. DG1A-41 genomic sequence CGAGGACGGCGCCGACACCGCCGCCAGGACCGGGATGCCGGCCATCACGGCCTTCTGTGCCAGCTCGAAGGAGGCCCGGCCCGAGACGAGCAGGATCGTCCGCGACAACGGAAGATCTCCGTTCTGGAGGGCGCGGCCGACCAGCTTGTCGACCGCGTTGTGCCGGCCCACGTCCTCGCGGACGTCCAGCAGCTCGCCGTCCTCCGAGAAGAGGGCCGCCGCGTGCAGGCCGCCGGTCCGGTCGAAGACCCGCTGGGCCGCGCGCAGCCGGTCGGGCAGGTCCGCGAGCAGCTCGGGAGTGACCCGGACCGGGGGAGTGTCGGCGATGGGCCAGCGGGCCGTCGTGCGCACGGCGTCCAGCGACGCCTTGCCGCACAGCCCGCAGGAGGAGGTCGTGTAGACGTTCCGCTCCAGCGTGATCTCGGGGATCACCACGCCCGGGGCCGTCTGCACGTCGACCACGTTGTAGGTGTTCGACCCGTCGGCGGTCGCCCCGGCGCAGTAGACGATGTTCCTCAGGTCCCGCTGCCCGCCCAGCACCCCCTCGCTCACCAGGAAGCCCGCCGCCAGTGCGAAGTCGTCGCCCGGCGTGCGCATGGTGATCGCCAGGGGCTTGCCGTTCAGGCGGATCTCCAGGGGTTCCTCGGCGACGAGCGTGTCCGGACGGCTGGAGACCGCCCCGTCCCGGATGCGGAGCACCTTGCGTCGTTCCGTGACTCGTCCCATGTCTGATCAGCCCCGGTTCTGTACGTGCTGGTAGCCGAAGCGGCCCTTGATGCAGAGGTTGCCGTGGGTCACCGGGTTGTCGTGCGGCGAGGTGACCTTCACGATCTCATTGTCCTGCACGTGCAGCGTCAGGTTGCAGCCCACTCCGCAGTACGCGCACACCGTGGTCGTCTCCGTCTGCCGCGACTCGTCCCACGTACCCGCCGCGCGCATGTCGAACTCGGACTTGAACGACAGCGCGCCCGTCGGGCACACCTCGATGCAGTTCCCGCAGTACACGCACGCCGAGTCCGTCAGCGGCGCGTCGTGCTCCACGGCGATCCGGGCGTCGAAACCGCGCCCGGCGACCGAGATCGC encodes the following:
- the fdhD gene encoding formate dehydrogenase accessory sulfurtransferase FdhD, with amino-acid sequence MGRVTERRKVLRIRDGAVSSRPDTLVAEEPLEIRLNGKPLAITMRTPGDDFALAAGFLVSEGVLGGQRDLRNIVYCAGATADGSNTYNVVDVQTAPGVVIPEITLERNVYTTSSCGLCGKASLDAVRTTARWPIADTPPVRVTPELLADLPDRLRAAQRVFDRTGGLHAAALFSEDGELLDVREDVGRHNAVDKLVGRALQNGDLPLSRTILLVSGRASFELAQKAVMAGIPVLAAVSAPSSLAVDLAAETGLTLVGFLRGSSMNVYAGEDRIALRAAAAQG